The following proteins are co-located in the Ensifer sp. WSM1721 genome:
- a CDS encoding YjgN family protein: MALVEPLPAQNVGQVSFGCSAEGGFQRLSFTGTGSEYFGIWIVNILLTIVTLGIYSAWAKVRRNRYFYGNSVLLGRGFEYHATGKQILVGRLIVFAYLVLYNVMLTFVPYVGIGLGVLILFFLPWLLARGLRFSARVTSYRNVRFDFVGRAGGAFLAFIVGPVIAVLTLGILAPLASRWSYRYIGNNLRYGQKAFSTDPSVGAIYKSWAISAAVVVLGLLIIGFIAFLNIALITTAFENPDLAEAVGMQVSLTLLIVIGYVLVFAIFGVAALIYRAGVRNVAWSAATLDGKHRLLSDLSRLRYTSIAVSNLLLTLVTLGLMRPWAAVRMVRYVNEHTGVRFEGNVGEIFSAIAQEGSAVGAEFMDIEGFDFGF; encoded by the coding sequence ATGGCTTTGGTTGAGCCGTTGCCGGCGCAGAACGTCGGTCAGGTCAGCTTTGGATGCTCGGCTGAGGGAGGCTTCCAGCGCCTCTCCTTCACCGGCACCGGTAGCGAATATTTCGGTATCTGGATCGTCAATATCCTGCTGACGATCGTCACCCTCGGCATCTATTCCGCCTGGGCCAAGGTTCGCCGTAACCGCTATTTCTATGGCAACAGCGTGCTTCTCGGCCGTGGTTTCGAGTATCACGCGACCGGCAAGCAGATTCTGGTCGGCCGCCTGATCGTCTTTGCCTATCTGGTCCTCTATAACGTCATGCTGACATTCGTGCCCTATGTTGGCATCGGGCTTGGCGTGCTGATTCTGTTCTTCTTGCCATGGCTTCTCGCCCGCGGCCTGCGCTTCAGCGCGCGCGTAACGAGCTACCGCAATGTCCGTTTCGATTTCGTCGGTCGCGCCGGCGGTGCCTTCCTCGCCTTTATCGTCGGGCCGGTTATCGCGGTGCTGACGCTCGGGATCCTCGCGCCGCTCGCCAGCCGCTGGTCGTACCGGTATATCGGCAACAATCTGCGCTACGGCCAGAAGGCCTTTTCAACCGATCCCTCCGTCGGCGCGATATACAAGAGCTGGGCGATTTCGGCGGCTGTCGTCGTGCTCGGGCTGTTGATCATAGGCTTCATTGCATTTCTCAACATTGCGCTCATTACGACGGCGTTCGAGAACCCCGACCTCGCCGAGGCGGTCGGGATGCAGGTATCGCTTACGCTTCTGATAGTGATTGGCTACGTCCTCGTTTTCGCTATCTTCGGCGTTGCGGCTCTCATCTATCGCGCCGGGGTGCGCAACGTCGCCTGGTCCGCCGCCACCCTCGATGGCAAGCACCGGCTCCTGAGCGATCTCTCACGGCTGCGCTACACGTCGATCGCCGTCTCGAACTTGCTCCTCACGCTTGTTACACTCGGGCTGATGCGGCCATGGGCCGCTGTTCGGATGGTGCGTTACGTCAACGAACATACGGGCGTCCGCTTCGAGGGCAATGTTGGCGAAATCTTCTCTGCAATCGCGCAGGAAGGTTCCGCCGTCGGCGCCGAATTCATGGATATAGAAGGCTTCGACTTTGGATTCTGA
- a CDS encoding M48 family metallopeptidase, which produces MDSDSSAFARGEWHPAGSSRSVVAGLSEVGERVVACDETGAELAGGNFSAIRISARVGRIPRRVTFPDGSLFETNDNDAIDRFLARNGRAGAGTVHWLERFHPRLVAFVAATILLGALVYRYALPALVEVAVAVTPPILPRIMSVSTLETLDKTLLGESKLDEARRARILDGFQRIAALSAAGEGGYTLNFREGGPLGPNAFALPDGTLILTDELVELAGSDTEMIVGVLAHEIGHVEHKHSLRQIYRAAGVAALIMLVAGDIGSGAEDILVEGGGLLALSYSRSAEAEADRHSVELMMKAGLDPAAIARFFELLETKLEDRSETSIFSTHPGTPERRKAILDLIAEHAGESIK; this is translated from the coding sequence TTGGATTCTGACAGTTCGGCCTTCGCGCGAGGCGAGTGGCATCCCGCAGGATCGAGCCGCTCGGTAGTCGCTGGTCTCAGCGAGGTCGGAGAGCGCGTGGTCGCCTGCGACGAAACCGGCGCCGAGCTCGCCGGCGGCAATTTTTCGGCGATCAGGATTTCCGCTCGGGTCGGACGCATCCCGCGACGCGTCACCTTTCCAGACGGCTCGCTGTTCGAAACCAACGACAACGATGCGATAGACCGGTTCCTGGCACGCAACGGTCGGGCCGGGGCAGGGACAGTCCATTGGCTGGAGCGATTCCATCCGCGGCTGGTCGCCTTTGTTGCCGCGACCATCCTGCTCGGAGCGCTGGTTTATCGCTACGCGCTGCCAGCCCTGGTGGAAGTCGCCGTCGCCGTCACGCCGCCGATCCTGCCACGCATCATGTCAGTGAGCACACTTGAAACCCTGGACAAGACGCTGCTCGGCGAGTCCAAGCTGGACGAGGCGCGGCGCGCCAGGATTCTCGACGGCTTCCAGCGCATCGCGGCACTTTCGGCCGCGGGTGAGGGGGGCTATACGCTGAACTTCCGTGAGGGTGGTCCGCTCGGCCCCAACGCCTTCGCGTTGCCCGACGGCACGCTGATCCTGACGGACGAACTCGTCGAGCTTGCAGGCAGCGACACCGAGATGATCGTCGGCGTTCTGGCGCACGAAATCGGTCATGTCGAGCACAAGCATAGCCTCAGGCAGATCTATCGAGCCGCAGGCGTTGCCGCACTCATCATGCTGGTCGCCGGCGATATCGGCTCGGGCGCCGAGGATATTCTGGTAGAAGGGGGTGGCCTGCTCGCACTCTCCTATTCGCGCTCGGCCGAAGCCGAGGCGGACCGGCATTCCGTCGAGCTGATGATGAAGGCCGGTCTGGATCCCGCTGCGATCGCGCGGTTTTTCGAGTTGTTGGAGACGAAGCTCGAGGACCGTTCCGAAACGAGCATCTTTTCCACCCACCCCGGAACGCCGGAGAGGCGCAAGGCGATCCTGGACCTGATCGCCGAGCACGCGGGAGAGTCGATAAAATAA
- a CDS encoding Fe(3+) ABC transporter substrate-binding protein — translation MRVSKALIGTLSAAAAFLAFTASVRADGEVNVYSYRQPDLIKPLLDAFTKETGITTNVLFLDKGLVERIQAEGANSPADVILTVDISRLTEAKDAGVTQSLVNEEINKDIPAHFRDPDGNWFGLTTRGRVVYASKERVTQNDITYEELADPKWKGKVCTRDGQHSYNVGLFASMISHHGEAETEKWLTGLRNNLAKKPDGGDRDQAKAIFAGECDLALGNSYYVGLMLTNEKEPQQKEWASAIKVLFPNAKDRGTHVNISGMALAKNAPNKENAIKLMEFLSAGDAQKIYAEQVFEYPVLPGAEPSEVVKSFGPIKPDTLPLADIAANRKKASELVDKIGYNDGPQD, via the coding sequence ATGCGAGTCTCGAAAGCCCTGATCGGCACCCTGTCGGCGGCGGCAGCGTTCCTAGCCTTCACGGCATCGGTACGGGCCGACGGCGAGGTCAACGTCTATTCCTATCGCCAGCCCGATCTCATCAAGCCGCTGCTGGATGCCTTCACCAAGGAGACCGGTATCACCACCAACGTGCTCTTCCTCGACAAGGGCCTTGTCGAACGCATTCAAGCCGAAGGCGCGAATTCGCCGGCGGACGTCATCCTCACCGTCGATATCAGCCGCCTGACCGAGGCGAAGGACGCCGGCGTGACGCAGTCGCTCGTCAACGAGGAGATTAACAAGGATATCCCGGCGCATTTCCGCGATCCCGACGGCAACTGGTTCGGGCTCACCACGCGCGGACGCGTCGTCTACGCGTCGAAAGAGCGGGTGACGCAGAACGATATCACCTATGAGGAACTCGCCGATCCGAAGTGGAAGGGCAAGGTCTGCACCCGCGACGGCCAGCACTCCTACAATGTCGGCCTGTTCGCCTCGATGATCTCGCATCACGGCGAAGCCGAAACGGAGAAATGGCTGACCGGCCTCAGGAACAATCTCGCCAAGAAGCCGGACGGCGGCGATCGTGACCAGGCGAAAGCCATTTTTGCCGGCGAATGCGATCTGGCGCTCGGCAACAGCTACTATGTCGGTCTGATGCTGACGAACGAGAAGGAGCCCCAGCAGAAGGAATGGGCCTCGGCCATCAAGGTGCTGTTCCCGAACGCCAAGGACCGTGGCACGCATGTGAACATCTCCGGCATGGCGCTCGCGAAGAACGCTCCGAACAAGGAGAATGCAATCAAACTGATGGAATTCCTCTCGGCCGGCGACGCGCAGAAGATCTATGCCGAGCAGGTTTTCGAGTATCCCGTCCTGCCGGGCGCCGAGCCCTCCGAAGTGGTGAAGTCCTTCGGCCCGATCAAGCCGGACACGCTGCCGCTCGCCGACATTGCGGCAAACCGCAAGAAGGCGTCGGAACTGGTCGACAAGATCGGATACAACGACGGCCCGCAGGACTGA
- the rirA gene encoding iron-responsive transcriptional regulator RirA produces MRLTKQTNYAVRMLMYCAANGEKLSRIPEIARAYGVSELFLFKILQPLTKAGLVETVRGRNGGVRLPRPASEISLFDVVKVTEDSFAMAECFEAGEIDCPLVDSCGLNAALRKALDAFFEVLQGYTIDDLVKARPQINFLLGLEETTRAQTSAA; encoded by the coding sequence ATGCGTCTGACGAAGCAAACAAACTACGCCGTTCGCATGCTCATGTACTGCGCTGCCAACGGCGAGAAGCTCAGCCGCATTCCTGAGATCGCCAGGGCTTACGGCGTTTCCGAACTGTTCCTGTTCAAGATCCTGCAGCCGCTGACGAAGGCGGGCCTCGTCGAAACCGTGCGCGGCCGCAATGGCGGTGTTCGCCTGCCGAGGCCGGCATCGGAGATCAGCCTTTTCGACGTCGTGAAGGTGACGGAAGACAGCTTCGCCATGGCGGAGTGCTTCGAAGCGGGCGAGATCGACTGCCCGCTGGTGGATAGCTGCGGACTCAATGCGGCCCTGCGCAAAGCGTTGGACGCCTTCTTCGAGGTGCTGCAAGGCTACACGATCGACGATCTCGTCAAGGCCCGTCCGCAGATCAACTTCCTCCTCGGCCTCGAGGAGACGACGCGCGCCCAGACCTCGGCCGCCTGA
- a CDS encoding ABC transporter substrate-binding protein yields the protein MKKLTTLFAATALATLMAGTAWSKTFVYCSEGSPEGFDPGLYTAGTTFDAAAHTVYNRLLEFKKGTTETEPGLAESWTISDDGLEYTFKLRPGVKFQTTEFFTPTRELNADDVIFSLERQWKSDHPWHGYVTGGSWEYFAGMGLPDVLESIEKVDDMTVKIKLKRKEAPFLANLAMPFASIISKEYADKLQAEGKMNQLNQMPLGTGPFAFVGYQQDAVIRYKAHPDYWGGKQKIDDLVFAITTDAAVRYQKLQAGECHLMPYPNAADVEAMKADPNLKVMEQAGLNVAYLAYNTTQPPFDKVEVRKALNKAINKQAIVDAVFQGQAQPATNPIPPTMWSYNEQIEDDTYEPEVAKKMLEDAGVKDLSMKVWAMPVARPYMLNARRAAELMQADFAKIGVKVEIVSYEWAEYLEKSKAKDRDGAVILGWTGDNGDPDNFLDTLLGCDAVGGNNRAQWCNKEFDDLVTKAKEATDVAERTKLYEQAQVVFKREAPWATIDHSLSIVPMRKNVEGFVQSPLGDFAFDGVDIVE from the coding sequence ATGAAAAAGCTCACTACGCTCTTCGCAGCGACGGCGCTCGCCACGCTGATGGCCGGCACCGCCTGGTCAAAAACATTCGTCTACTGCTCCGAAGGTTCGCCGGAAGGCTTCGACCCCGGCCTCTACACGGCTGGCACGACGTTCGACGCTGCCGCGCACACAGTCTACAACCGCCTTCTGGAATTCAAGAAGGGCACGACCGAGACCGAGCCTGGGCTCGCCGAAAGCTGGACGATTTCCGACGACGGTCTCGAATACACCTTCAAACTCCGTCCGGGCGTCAAGTTCCAAACGACGGAATTCTTCACGCCGACCCGCGAACTCAACGCCGACGACGTGATCTTCTCTCTCGAGCGTCAGTGGAAGTCCGATCATCCGTGGCATGGCTACGTGACCGGCGGTTCCTGGGAATATTTCGCCGGCATGGGCCTGCCGGACGTTCTCGAGTCGATCGAGAAGGTCGATGACATGACGGTAAAGATCAAGCTGAAGCGCAAGGAAGCGCCGTTCCTTGCCAACCTTGCCATGCCCTTCGCTTCGATCATCTCGAAGGAATATGCCGATAAGCTGCAGGCCGAAGGCAAGATGAACCAGCTCAACCAGATGCCGCTCGGCACCGGTCCGTTTGCCTTCGTGGGCTACCAGCAGGATGCGGTCATCCGTTACAAGGCACATCCGGACTATTGGGGCGGAAAGCAGAAGATCGACGACCTGGTATTCGCGATCACCACGGATGCAGCCGTTCGCTACCAGAAGCTGCAAGCCGGCGAATGCCACCTGATGCCCTACCCGAACGCGGCCGATGTCGAGGCGATGAAAGCCGATCCGAACCTCAAGGTGATGGAACAGGCGGGGCTCAACGTCGCCTATCTCGCCTACAACACGACCCAGCCTCCCTTCGACAAGGTTGAAGTCCGCAAGGCGCTGAACAAGGCGATCAACAAGCAGGCGATCGTCGATGCCGTTTTCCAGGGACAGGCGCAGCCGGCGACGAACCCAATCCCGCCGACGATGTGGTCCTACAACGAACAGATCGAAGACGACACTTACGAGCCGGAAGTCGCCAAGAAGATGCTCGAGGATGCCGGCGTCAAGGACCTGTCGATGAAGGTCTGGGCGATGCCGGTTGCGCGGCCCTATATGCTGAACGCCCGTCGCGCCGCCGAGCTGATGCAGGCCGACTTCGCCAAGATCGGCGTCAAGGTCGAGATCGTCTCCTACGAATGGGCCGAATACCTCGAGAAGTCGAAGGCCAAGGACCGCGACGGTGCGGTGATCCTCGGCTGGACGGGTGACAATGGTGATCCGGACAACTTCCTCGACACTCTGCTCGGTTGCGACGCTGTCGGCGGCAACAACCGCGCTCAATGGTGCAACAAGGAGTTCGATGACCTGGTCACCAAGGCCAAGGAAGCGACTGACGTTGCAGAGCGCACCAAGCTCTACGAACAGGCGCAGGTGGTCTTTAAGCGTGAAGCGCCCTGGGCAACCATCGACCACTCGCTCTCGATCGTCCCGATGCGCAAGAATGTCGAAGGCTTCGTGCAGAGCCCGCTCGGCGACTTTGCTTTCGACGGCGTTGACATTGTAGAGTAA